A genome region from Micromonospora peucetia includes the following:
- a CDS encoding tetratricopeptide repeat protein: MDDGDLAHAAGHVAAALAQAPTLPEVHEILARLAAADGAGGVDLFPLQGQAYVGAVVARAHLLAATGRPAEGLDLLVAATGHAPGTDWAGVPWVTTPELAERLEPERTARILMQVCAAVSDPVPRAGRAALAPYLALARNAVTVHPEHGLLLGAASALARRVGEVDLAIRWAARGVRVEPSKIGEVWLGYAYRSAGRTREALAALGRAVEHEPDDLTVYADLAGTLADNGRLDEALDWIDRALARDPSFDCAVHTAHRLRHQRDGDVAHLVALADFVRDHPDDTHEHGDLAESCRSRPWLGQVTPAIGAVVDALRQAVTDEHVGLGAVRLDSPAPPSATRTAATFAPGLRIEVAGVPDPDPREPRRPVASQLWRHDGTTVVPAVPPPSPEATARLRQLAHPAWPHPPAAYDAAVGLATLELADLLGLLAHPPEVPPTALGRVLGHDPSLWVRCVQVWACLGLLHHRTDEPWAESTRRRVLLDLVWGVEDWVTEAALFALVTAAWVDPAVRPDVARVVTERLADVAAVARTRAVPIALSLAHLALASPALDPETAALAASLAATRPAPRPRSRLRRLWRRLTSR, translated from the coding sequence ATGGACGACGGCGACCTGGCACACGCGGCCGGTCACGTCGCCGCCGCGCTGGCCCAGGCCCCGACCCTGCCCGAGGTGCACGAGATCCTCGCCCGGCTCGCCGCCGCCGACGGCGCGGGCGGCGTCGATCTCTTCCCACTCCAGGGCCAGGCCTACGTCGGTGCCGTGGTGGCCCGCGCCCACCTGCTCGCCGCCACCGGTCGGCCGGCGGAAGGGCTGGACCTACTGGTCGCGGCGACCGGCCACGCCCCGGGAACGGACTGGGCCGGAGTGCCCTGGGTGACCACCCCGGAACTCGCCGAGCGCCTCGAACCGGAGCGGACCGCCCGGATCCTGATGCAGGTCTGCGCCGCCGTGTCCGACCCGGTGCCCCGGGCCGGCCGGGCCGCCCTCGCCCCCTACCTGGCGCTGGCCCGCAACGCGGTCACCGTCCATCCCGAGCACGGCCTGCTGCTGGGCGCGGCGTCCGCGCTGGCCCGGCGGGTCGGCGAGGTCGACCTGGCGATCCGCTGGGCAGCCCGAGGCGTACGCGTCGAGCCGTCGAAGATCGGTGAGGTGTGGCTCGGGTACGCGTACCGCAGCGCCGGCCGTACCCGGGAGGCGCTGGCGGCGCTCGGCCGCGCCGTGGAGCACGAACCCGACGACCTCACCGTCTACGCCGACCTCGCCGGGACCCTCGCCGACAACGGGCGGCTCGACGAGGCGCTCGACTGGATAGACCGGGCGCTGGCCCGGGACCCCTCCTTCGACTGCGCCGTGCACACCGCGCACCGGCTGCGGCACCAGCGCGACGGCGACGTGGCGCACCTGGTCGCGCTCGCCGACTTCGTCCGGGACCATCCCGACGACACGCACGAACATGGCGACCTGGCCGAGAGCTGCCGTAGCCGGCCCTGGCTCGGGCAGGTCACCCCCGCCATCGGGGCGGTGGTGGACGCGCTGCGTCAGGCCGTCACCGACGAGCACGTCGGCCTCGGCGCCGTACGGCTGGACTCGCCCGCGCCGCCCAGCGCGACGCGTACCGCCGCGACGTTCGCGCCCGGGCTGCGCATCGAGGTGGCCGGCGTGCCCGACCCGGACCCGCGCGAGCCCCGGCGGCCGGTCGCCTCGCAGCTCTGGCGGCACGACGGTACGACGGTCGTGCCCGCCGTGCCGCCGCCCTCGCCGGAGGCGACCGCGCGGCTACGGCAGCTCGCCCACCCGGCGTGGCCGCACCCGCCGGCGGCGTACGACGCGGCGGTGGGCCTGGCCACCCTGGAACTCGCCGACCTGCTCGGACTGCTGGCGCACCCCCCGGAGGTGCCGCCCACCGCGCTGGGCCGGGTGCTCGGGCACGATCCCTCGCTCTGGGTGCGCTGCGTCCAGGTGTGGGCGTGCCTCGGCCTGCTGCACCACCGCACCGACGAGCCGTGGGCGGAGTCGACCCGGCGCCGGGTGCTGCTGGACCTGGTCTGGGGTGTCGAGGACTGGGTCACCGAGGCGGCACTGTTCGCCCTGGTCACCGCCGCCTGGGTCGACCCGGCGGTACGCCCCGACGTGGCCCGGGTGGTCACCGAGCGGTTGGCCGACGTGGCGGCGGTCGCCCGGACCCGTGCGGTGCCGATCGCGCTGTCCCTGGCACACCTGGCCCTGGCCAGCCCGGCCCTGGACCCGGAGACAGCGGCCTTGGCCGCCTCGCTGGCTGCCACCCGCCCGGCGCCCCGGCCGCGTTCCCGCCTGCGCCGTCTCTGGCGGCGCCTCACGAGCCGGTGA
- a CDS encoding SIS domain-containing protein: MAADIDEQPAGYERLLSAEHAGPIARVAAVIAQRRPRHVVFTARGTSDHAALYGAYLTEIRLGLPAGLASPSAVTVYGARPDLSDALVVGVSQSGGSPDLAEVLRTARDSGALTLAVTNAPDSPLAGVAELSVDIAAGHERAVAATKTYTAELLALLLLVEGIRAGDGALPADERAALAALPELAARTLEDPTPTQLAPRYRFAGQLVTTGRGYAYPTAREAALKLMETSYLPALAFSGADLLHGPLAMTDPDVPVLAVVGSGPGGRSMGEVLPRLGERRADVVVVGSADVEGATRMAVPEVDERYAPLLDILPLQRLALALALARGENPDAPRGLKKVTATM, encoded by the coding sequence ATGGCCGCCGACATCGACGAGCAGCCGGCGGGCTACGAGCGGTTGCTCTCCGCCGAGCACGCCGGGCCCATCGCCCGGGTGGCGGCGGTCATCGCGCAGCGTCGCCCCCGGCACGTGGTCTTCACCGCCCGGGGCACCTCCGACCACGCCGCGCTCTACGGGGCGTACCTGACCGAGATCCGGCTCGGCCTGCCCGCCGGCCTCGCCTCACCCAGCGCCGTCACCGTCTACGGCGCCCGGCCGGACCTCTCCGACGCGCTGGTCGTCGGCGTCAGCCAGAGTGGCGGCTCGCCCGACCTCGCCGAGGTGCTGCGGACCGCCCGGGACTCGGGCGCGCTCACCCTCGCGGTCACCAACGCGCCCGACTCCCCGTTGGCCGGCGTCGCCGAGCTGAGCGTCGACATCGCCGCCGGGCACGAGCGCGCGGTGGCCGCCACCAAGACCTACACCGCCGAACTGCTCGCCCTGCTGCTGCTCGTCGAGGGCATCCGGGCCGGCGACGGCGCGCTGCCCGCCGACGAGCGCGCGGCGCTCGCCGCCCTGCCCGAGCTGGCTGCCCGGACCCTGGAAGACCCCACCCCGACGCAGCTCGCACCCCGCTACCGGTTCGCCGGCCAGCTCGTCACCACCGGCCGGGGGTACGCGTACCCGACCGCCCGGGAGGCCGCGCTGAAGCTGATGGAGACCTCCTACCTGCCGGCGCTCGCGTTCTCCGGCGCCGACCTGCTGCACGGCCCCCTCGCCATGACCGACCCGGACGTGCCGGTGCTCGCCGTGGTCGGCTCCGGGCCGGGTGGGCGGTCGATGGGCGAGGTGCTGCCCCGGCTCGGCGAGCGCCGTGCCGATGTGGTGGTGGTCGGCTCCGCCGACGTCGAGGGCGCCACCCGGATGGCCGTCCCCGAGGTCGACGAGCGGTACGCGCCACTGCTGGACATCCTGCCGTTGCAGCGCCTGGCGCTGGCGCTGGCGCTGGCCCGGGGCGAGAACCCGGACGCGCCGCGTGGGCTGAAGAAGGTCACCGCGACGATGTGA